The uncultured Cohaesibacter sp. genome segment CCCTCGCTACGGTGGTTGAAGATACGCTCAATTGGTATGGCATCGATGACTATGGCGGCTCGGTGCATGACGTGATCGGGACGCGCTGTGATCCCTATACGGGCAAGCTCCTTGGTGGCACGGATTATCACCATTGTTGCCATTCGAACCTGACCCGCGCTCTGGCGGATGCGCGGGCGCTGTCGCTCAAGGAGGCAGAGCGCCATGTGCATGATGTGCTTAATGTCTTCATGTGTACCGGCTTTACCCGCGATACGGGGCAATATTTCATGAAGGCAAGTCCGGTGCGCCCCGGAGATTATCTGGAATTGTTTGCCGAAATTGATTTGCTGGCCGTGCAGAGCGCCTGTCCGGGTGGGGATTGTTCAGCCGTGCATTCAAGCGATGCTGCGCACTGTTATCCATTGAAGATGGAAGTCTACAAACCCCGTGACGGGGCGCTTGAGGGTTGGACCTCACCTGCCCTCAACGCTTATGATCGCAGTCACGGGCGATAAGGGGGCGCCTAAAAAAGCGCAACGAGCGTCGCGCCTATGGCGATGAAGCCAACGCCGAGCCATCCTCCCACAGAGAGCTGTTCACCAAGGAAGAGCGCTCCGAAGATGGCGACGAGCACAACGCTCATTTTGTCTATGGGGGCAACCTGAGAGGCTTGCCCGATCTTGAGTGCCCGGAAATAGCAGATCCATGATGCGCCTGTTGCCAGACCAGAGAGGATCAGAAAGAGGGTTGATTTTGTTGATAGGCTCGAAAAGCTTTCCCAGCCTCCGGTGGCGCTGAGCATGATTGCGAGGGCCAGAAGAATCACAATTGTTCGCACAAAGGTGGCGAAATCTGACCCGATACCGGATACGCCTACTTTGGCAAAAATGGCAGTCAATGCAGCAAAGCAGGCCGAAAGAATGGCCCAGAACTGCCAGGAAAACATCATATTTCTCATTGTTTCCTCTTGCTTGCTGGAGTGCGAACTGCTTCGAAATTGAGAGACTGGAATTTTGTGAGCTCTTGGGTGCTTTGACAAGCGCCAATCTGCTAGGGTCGCAATGAATATGAACGTTAAAGGTATCACTATGACATATATTGCATCGGACACCCGTTATGACAGCATGCTTTATCGTCGTTGCGGCAAGTCGGGGCTGAAGCTGTCGGCGATTTCGCTGGGCCTGTGGCATAATTTCGGCCATGACACGCCGCATCAGACCAAGCGGGCCATTTGTCAGAAGGCCTTTGATCTGGGTATCACCCATTTCGACCTTGCCAACAATTATGGCCCTCCCTTTGGCAGCGCAGAGGAAGCCTTTGGCGAGATCATGCGCACTGATTTCCAGCACCATCGCGATGAGCTGATCATTTCTTCCAAAGCCGGGTACGACATGTGGCCGGGGCCTTATGGGGAATGGGGCAGCCGGAAATATCTCATCGCGTCTTGTGACCAGTCCCTGAAGCGGATGGGGCTTGATTATGTCGATATATTCTATTCCCACCGCTTTGACCCCGATACGCCCCTTGAAGAAACCATGGGCGCACTCGACAGCATCGTGCGGCAGGGCAAGGCGCTTTATGTGGGGATTTCGTCCTACAACTCCCAGCGCACGCGCGAAGCCGTTGCTATCCTCAAAGAGCTTGGCACACCGTGCCTCATTCATCAACCAAGCTATAACATGCTCAATCGCTGGGTTGAGACCGATGGCCTCAAAGACACGCTCAATGAGCTGGGGGTTGGCTCGATTGCCTTCACGCCGCTGGCGCAGGGCATGCTGACCAACAAATATCTCAATGGCGTGCCTGAGGATTCCCGCGCGGTGCAGGGCAAGTCTTTGAACCCGAACTTCCTGACCGAGGATGCGATTGCCAATCTCAACAAACTCAATGAGATTGCCGGGCGCCGTGGCCAGACTTTGGCGCAAATGGCGATTGCGTGGGTTCTGCGTGATGGTGGCATCACCACCGCTCTGATTGGGGCGTCGCGCCCTGAGCAGGTGGAGGATTGCGTTGGTGCGATCAACAATCTCGACTTCAGCTCCGAGGAACTGGCTGAAATTGATCGCTATGCCCGCGAGGAAGACATCAATCTCTGGGCGCGTTCAGCCGAGCTTTGAGTGCCAAGACACGAAAAGACAAAGCGGGCCAGATGGCCCGCTTTTTTGTTGGCTGAATGGGTGGTTTAAAAATCGATGGTGCGGCCACCAATTTCATAATCCTCATAGCGGGATGGGTCGAGCCCACCACGGCCTCCATATTCCTTCGGGCGCTCGGCGCTTTCCTTCAAGGCATCGCGCTCCTTGCGGCGTTCTTCCGCCTCCAGCAGGGCCCGTTGGGCTGCGGGGGGCAGGTCCTCGAAAGAGCGGCGGGGTTCGGCGGCTTTTTCGGCGGCGACCTGTGACGGCTGTTTGATCTCTACCGCCTGACGAAACTGGACAACATTGTCATCCTGCTTGGCCTTGGTTTCTTTTGCTTGTTCTGGCGGGGTGTTTGACGGATCACGTGTCATGCTGGGTCCTTGGCGGTCCTGTTTGACTTGAAATATTGGTATCTGCTCTACCATATAGGATAAGTGCCCATGATCCAAATGGTCGAAAGGCACTTTTTCGCGCGCTGTTGGCAGCGATCAACACCTGACAAGAGGATGAGAGAGCAGATGAATTTCTTCCGTACCGCTTTGTTGCTGGCCGGTATGACGGGCCTGTTCATGGCCATCGGCTATATGCTCGGTGGCTCGGGGGGCATGATGATTGCCTTCGTCATTGCACTCGGCATGAATGTTTTCAGCTATTGGAATTCAGACAAGATGGTTCTGCGGATGCATAATGCGGTCGAAGTCGACGCCCGCACTGCACCGGAATATTACGAGATTGTTGAAAAACTGGCTGCCGAAGCCCAGTTGCCGATGCCAAAAGTCTATGTGATCGAAAGCGAGCAGCCCAACGCCTTTGCCACAGGGCGCAATCCGCAGAATGCTGCGGTGGCCGCCTCGTCCGGTCTGCTCAACCGTCTGTCCTATGAAGAGGTGGCGGGCGTGATGGCCCACGAGCTGGCCCATATCAAGAATTACGACATCCTGACCATGACGGTCACCGCGACGCTGGCCGGTGCGATCTCGATGCTGGCCAACTTTGCCTTTTTCTTTGGCGGCAGTCGTGATGAGAATGGCAACTCGAACATTTTTGCGACGCTTGCTTTGATGATCCTTGCGCCGCTTGCGGCCTCTGTCGTGCAGATGGCGATCAGCCGGACGCGGGAATATGAGGCGGATAAGATGGGCGCGCAGATTTGTGGACAGCCTATGTGGCTGGCATCCGCCTTGGCCAAGATTGCCAATGCGGCGGGGCGCGAGGTGAATTATACCGCTGAGGCAAATCCCTCAACCGCCCATATGTTCATCATCAATCCGCTGTC includes the following:
- a CDS encoding DUF1989 domain-containing protein, with product MTRAAPSDAEMRRAVKPVICYPTDTLPKPDMALYAKAREGATKVAEVIIPPREAAAIEVPAGHFLRTVSIEGPQVGDLNLFNSADLSERLFTGKTRALHGTHVTIGDQLWSNLPYLRALATVVEDTLNWYGIDDYGGSVHDVIGTRCDPYTGKLLGGTDYHHCCHSNLTRALADARALSLKEAERHVHDVLNVFMCTGFTRDTGQYFMKASPVRPGDYLELFAEIDLLAVQSACPGGDCSAVHSSDAAHCYPLKMEVYKPRDGALEGWTSPALNAYDRSHGR
- the htpX gene encoding zinc metalloprotease HtpX codes for the protein MNFFRTALLLAGMTGLFMAIGYMLGGSGGMMIAFVIALGMNVFSYWNSDKMVLRMHNAVEVDARTAPEYYEIVEKLAAEAQLPMPKVYVIESEQPNAFATGRNPQNAAVAASSGLLNRLSYEEVAGVMAHELAHIKNYDILTMTVTATLAGAISMLANFAFFFGGSRDENGNSNIFATLALMILAPLAASVVQMAISRTREYEADKMGAQICGQPMWLASALAKIANAAGREVNYTAEANPSTAHMFIINPLSGQKMDNLFSTHPDTQNRIDALQALQTEWYGGDGPLKVSTGGSLGANQRRNQMRSGAGQEDDGPWGRGRGSSRSSDRDEPEGPWG
- a CDS encoding DUF1674 domain-containing protein, translating into MTRDPSNTPPEQAKETKAKQDDNVVQFRQAVEIKQPSQVAAEKAAEPRRSFEDLPPAAQRALLEAEERRKERDALKESAERPKEYGGRGGLDPSRYEDYEIGGRTIDF
- a CDS encoding EamA family transporter: MRNMMFSWQFWAILSACFAALTAIFAKVGVSGIGSDFATFVRTIVILLALAIMLSATGGWESFSSLSTKSTLFLILSGLATGASWICYFRALKIGQASQVAPIDKMSVVLVAIFGALFLGEQLSVGGWLGVGFIAIGATLVALF
- the mgrA gene encoding L-glyceraldehyde 3-phosphate reductase, translated to MTYIASDTRYDSMLYRRCGKSGLKLSAISLGLWHNFGHDTPHQTKRAICQKAFDLGITHFDLANNYGPPFGSAEEAFGEIMRTDFQHHRDELIISSKAGYDMWPGPYGEWGSRKYLIASCDQSLKRMGLDYVDIFYSHRFDPDTPLEETMGALDSIVRQGKALYVGISSYNSQRTREAVAILKELGTPCLIHQPSYNMLNRWVETDGLKDTLNELGVGSIAFTPLAQGMLTNKYLNGVPEDSRAVQGKSLNPNFLTEDAIANLNKLNEIAGRRGQTLAQMAIAWVLRDGGITTALIGASRPEQVEDCVGAINNLDFSSEELAEIDRYAREEDINLWARSAEL